A region from the Streptosporangium sp. NBC_01756 genome encodes:
- a CDS encoding malate dehydrogenase, which yields MAQTPVKVTVTGAAGQIGYALLFRIASGQLLGADVPVKLSLLEIPQAVKAAEGTAMELDDCAFPLLSGIEITDDADKAFDGANVALLVGAMPRKAGMERGDLLQANGGIFGPQGKAINDNAAGDIRVLVVGNPANTNALIAQQHAPDVPAERFTAMTRLDHNRALSQLAAKLQIPVTEIKKMTIWGNHSATQYPDLFHAEVGGKVAAEQVDEAWLRDTFIPTVAKRGAAIIEARGASSAASAANAAIDHVFDWVNGTEWTSAAIPSDGSYGVPEGLISSFPVASRNGKWEIIQGLEIDAFSRERIDASVRELEEERAAVRELGLI from the coding sequence ATGGCCCAGACTCCCGTAAAGGTCACCGTCACCGGCGCCGCCGGTCAGATCGGCTACGCGCTGCTGTTCCGCATCGCGTCGGGCCAGTTGCTGGGCGCCGACGTCCCGGTCAAACTGAGCCTGTTGGAGATCCCGCAGGCGGTCAAGGCCGCCGAGGGCACCGCGATGGAGCTCGACGACTGCGCGTTCCCGCTGCTGAGCGGCATCGAGATCACCGACGACGCCGACAAGGCCTTCGACGGCGCCAACGTCGCACTGCTGGTCGGCGCCATGCCGCGCAAGGCGGGCATGGAGCGCGGCGATCTGCTCCAGGCCAACGGCGGCATCTTCGGCCCGCAGGGCAAGGCCATCAACGACAACGCGGCCGGCGACATCCGCGTCCTGGTCGTGGGCAACCCGGCGAACACCAACGCGCTGATCGCCCAGCAGCACGCTCCGGACGTCCCGGCGGAGCGCTTCACCGCGATGACCCGGCTGGACCACAACCGCGCGCTGTCGCAGCTCGCCGCCAAGCTCCAGATCCCGGTCACCGAGATCAAGAAGATGACCATCTGGGGCAACCACTCCGCCACCCAGTACCCCGACCTGTTCCACGCCGAGGTCGGCGGCAAGGTCGCCGCGGAGCAGGTGGACGAGGCCTGGCTGCGTGACACCTTCATCCCGACCGTCGCCAAGCGCGGAGCCGCGATCATCGAGGCCCGGGGCGCGTCCTCGGCCGCCTCCGCGGCCAACGCCGCGATCGACCACGTCTTCGACTGGGTCAACGGCACCGAGTGGACCTCCGCCGCGATCCCCTCCGACGGTTCGTACGGCGTGCCCGAGGGGCTCATCTCCTCCTTCCCCGTCGCCTCGCGCAACGGCAAGTGGGAGATCATCCAGGGCCTGGAGATCGACGCCTTCTCCCGTGAGCGCATCGACGCCTCGGTCCGCGAGCTTGAGGAGGAGCGCGCGGCCGTCCGCGAGCTCGGCCTCATCTGA
- a CDS encoding PadR family transcriptional regulator: MSLRMALLGLLTSAGPASGYDLTKLFESSINHAWQAKHSQIYPELNKMTADGLVTVEEEGPRGRKTYTITGEGARELRGWLIGKEPSRSFRSEGALRAFLLPTLEPHEAVALLRAEAEAYGAKLAELEELRERKAAGCAAGDPSDKDSQFGKYALDLGIRQARTIRAWAEETAAEIEGSSRS, from the coding sequence ATGTCCCTCCGGATGGCGCTCCTCGGCCTGCTGACCTCCGCCGGCCCTGCCAGCGGCTACGACCTCACGAAACTCTTCGAGAGTTCGATCAATCACGCCTGGCAGGCCAAGCACAGCCAGATCTATCCGGAGCTGAACAAGATGACCGCAGACGGCCTGGTCACCGTCGAAGAGGAGGGGCCCCGCGGCCGGAAGACCTACACGATCACCGGCGAGGGCGCGCGGGAGCTGCGCGGATGGCTGATCGGCAAGGAGCCGTCCCGGTCGTTCCGCAGCGAGGGGGCGCTGCGCGCGTTTCTGCTGCCCACCCTGGAGCCCCACGAGGCCGTGGCGCTGCTCCGGGCGGAGGCTGAGGCCTACGGCGCCAAGCTCGCCGAACTGGAGGAGCTCCGCGAGCGCAAGGCCGCAGGCTGCGCCGCGGGCGACCCGTCGGACAAGGACTCGCAGTTCGGAAAGTACGCCCTGGACCTGGGCATCCGCCAGGCGCGCACGATACGCGCGTGGGCCGAGGAGACGGCGGCCGAGATCGAGGGCTCTAGCCGCAGCTAG
- a CDS encoding bifunctional methylenetetrahydrofolate dehydrogenase/methenyltetrahydrofolate cyclohydrolase → MSAQILDGKATAAKIKADLTARVAVLKERGVTPGLGTVLVGDDPGSQIYVAGKHRDCAEVGIASIRRDLPATATQAEVEAVIDELNAAEDCTGYIVQLPLPRHLDTMALIERMDPAKDADGLHPVNLGRLVHMVDAPLPCTPHGIVLLLQEYGVPIKGAEVVVVGRGITVGRSLGLLLTRRSENATVTLCHTGTEDLAAHTRRADIIVAAAGVPHLITADMVKPGAAVLDVGVSRVDGKIAGDIAPEVGDVAGHLTPNPGGVGPMTRALLLTNVVEAAEKGE, encoded by the coding sequence TTGAGTGCCCAGATTCTGGACGGCAAGGCCACCGCGGCGAAGATCAAGGCGGATCTCACGGCGCGGGTCGCCGTGCTGAAAGAGCGCGGCGTCACCCCCGGGCTCGGCACCGTCCTGGTCGGTGACGACCCGGGCAGCCAGATCTACGTGGCCGGCAAGCACCGCGACTGCGCCGAGGTCGGCATCGCCTCCATCCGCAGGGACCTGCCGGCGACCGCCACCCAGGCCGAGGTCGAAGCGGTCATCGACGAGCTCAACGCGGCCGAGGACTGCACCGGCTACATCGTCCAGCTCCCGCTGCCCCGCCACCTCGACACCATGGCGCTGATCGAGCGGATGGACCCGGCGAAGGACGCCGACGGCCTGCACCCGGTCAACCTGGGCCGCCTGGTCCACATGGTCGACGCGCCGCTGCCCTGCACCCCGCACGGCATCGTCCTGCTCCTGCAGGAGTACGGCGTGCCGATCAAGGGGGCCGAGGTCGTCGTCGTCGGCCGGGGCATCACCGTGGGCCGCTCGCTCGGCCTGCTGCTGACCCGGCGTTCGGAGAACGCCACCGTCACCCTCTGCCACACCGGCACCGAGGACCTGGCGGCCCACACCCGTCGCGCGGACATCATCGTCGCCGCGGCGGGCGTGCCGCACCTGATCACGGCCGACATGGTCAAGCCCGGTGCCGCCGTGCTCGACGTCGGGGTCTCCCGGGTCGACGGCAAGATCGCCGGTGACATCGCCCCCGAAGTCGGGGACGTCGCGGGTCACCTCACCCCCAACCCCGGCGGCGTGGGCCCGATGACCCGGGCCCTGCTGCTGACCAACGTGGTCGAGGCCGCGGAGAAGGGCGAGTAG
- a CDS encoding NADP-dependent isocitrate dehydrogenase, translating into MPKIKVAGPVVELDGDEMTRIIWQFIKDQLILPYLDVDLKYYDLGVEYRDATDDQVTIDAANAIKQYGVGVKCATITPDEARVEEFGLKKMWKSPNGTIRNILGGVIFREPIIMSNVPRLVPGWTKPIVVGRHAFGDQYRATDLKIPGEGKLTLTYTPKDGSEPIELDVYDFPSSGVAMAMYNLDDSIRDFARASMRYGLSRGYPVYLSTKNTILKAYDGRFKDIFAEVFEDEFKADFQAAGITYEHRLIDDMVAAAMKWEGGYVWAAKNYDGDVQSDTVAQGFGSLGLMTSVLMTPDGRTVEAEAAHGTVTRHYREHQKGNPTSTNPIASIFAWTRGLQHRGKLDNTPAVIDFAEKLEQVCIETVEGGQMTKDLAMLVGGDAKWLTTQDFLAALDENLKKKMA; encoded by the coding sequence ATGCCCAAGATCAAGGTAGCGGGTCCGGTCGTCGAGCTTGACGGCGACGAGATGACCCGGATCATCTGGCAGTTCATCAAGGACCAGTTGATCCTTCCCTACCTCGACGTCGACCTGAAGTATTACGACCTCGGGGTCGAGTACCGCGACGCCACCGACGACCAGGTGACGATCGACGCCGCCAACGCGATCAAGCAGTACGGCGTAGGCGTCAAGTGCGCCACGATCACCCCGGACGAGGCGCGGGTCGAGGAGTTCGGCCTGAAGAAGATGTGGAAGTCCCCGAACGGGACGATCCGTAACATCCTCGGCGGTGTCATCTTCCGCGAGCCGATCATCATGTCCAATGTGCCGAGGCTCGTCCCCGGCTGGACCAAGCCGATCGTCGTCGGCCGTCACGCGTTCGGCGACCAGTACCGCGCCACCGACCTGAAGATCCCGGGCGAGGGCAAGCTGACCCTCACCTACACGCCGAAGGACGGCTCGGAGCCGATCGAGCTCGACGTCTACGACTTCCCGAGCAGCGGCGTCGCGATGGCGATGTACAACCTGGACGACTCGATCCGTGACTTCGCCCGCGCCTCCATGCGCTACGGCCTGTCCCGGGGGTACCCGGTCTACCTCTCCACGAAGAACACGATCCTGAAGGCCTACGACGGCCGCTTCAAGGACATCTTCGCCGAGGTCTTCGAGGACGAGTTCAAGGCCGACTTCCAGGCGGCCGGCATCACCTACGAGCACCGCCTGATCGACGACATGGTCGCCGCCGCGATGAAGTGGGAGGGTGGCTACGTCTGGGCCGCCAAGAACTACGACGGCGACGTCCAGTCCGACACCGTCGCGCAGGGCTTCGGCTCGCTCGGCCTGATGACCTCGGTCCTGATGACCCCCGACGGCCGGACCGTCGAGGCCGAGGCCGCCCACGGCACCGTGACCCGTCACTACCGTGAGCACCAGAAGGGCAACCCCACCTCCACCAACCCGATCGCCTCGATCTTCGCGTGGACCCGTGGGCTCCAGCACCGCGGCAAGCTCGACAACACTCCCGCGGTGATCGACTTCGCCGAGAAGCTGGAGCAGGTCTGCATCGAGACCGTCGAAGGCGGTCAGATGACCAAGGACCTCGCCATGCTCGTCGGCGGCGACGCCAAGTGGCTGACCACCCAGGACTTCCTGGCGGCCCTGGACGAGAACCTGAAGAAGAAGATGGCCTAG
- a CDS encoding DUF3017 domain-containing protein: MTRERWGSYPLVLVGAVVAVAFGVLLDPEWGGFSLGVVLALGAVFRLAGGGLLAVRTRATDTLILGAFGIALMAGSLVLEYPELMPL, from the coding sequence ATGACTCGGGAGCGCTGGGGATCGTATCCACTGGTGCTGGTGGGCGCGGTCGTCGCGGTGGCCTTCGGCGTCCTGCTCGATCCCGAGTGGGGCGGCTTCTCCCTCGGCGTGGTCCTGGCACTGGGTGCCGTGTTCCGGCTGGCCGGGGGCGGGCTGCTCGCCGTACGGACCAGGGCGACCGACACCCTGATTCTGGGTGCCTTCGGCATCGCGCTGATGGCCGGCTCGCTGGTGCTCGAGTATCCGGAGCTCATGCCGCTGTAA
- a CDS encoding sigma factor-like helix-turn-helix DNA-binding protein, protein MRRYIGYREFIQRDQRSLVGTALLLTGSHEQAIRLTLWSLRTVGLSWPPAPWEDSTTHAHIALYRRFLRKPTAAGSTALVRIPPRPRLLVVACLHDGRTHAEMATVLGISVETVESEITEAVATLTKGNVDRLKTRMATAAGEASVPDLTRRAMGTLRRRRNRAAFLTTIAALVPIGVIAAIALFPQGHVWNSALGERNPSPPTTSPEAVRVASSPEPAPGVQPWRAPRTSLAIRYAVPEGCPGDAAPAGDKPAEPGKVVCAGWKLTLAKDGAKPGPADCEDQTPCPSTVRVPDAAERLAHADGQGSWPLSPAVSADGHRIAYLSAAEGRYVAHDLHSGVKRYLSPVLAPSDTEGGTRVSVSPNGRHFTVQLGARRFRTDFTTGTMTPLPAGHVTAAEQAADWLGKNYRAWRDSPGGRQVAAVGAKGAESRNLHIIDARTRQVSRSLPLPSPDGAAKAAVVGWLNTREVVVKMTGKAGDHPAAFFRMDAVTGRTQPVTGLADDNLIVLGAVTES, encoded by the coding sequence ATGCGCCGATATATCGGTTATCGCGAATTCATCCAGCGCGATCAGCGTTCCCTCGTCGGCACGGCCCTTCTCCTCACCGGCAGCCACGAGCAGGCCATCCGCCTGACCCTGTGGTCCTTGCGCACGGTCGGTCTCAGCTGGCCCCCTGCCCCCTGGGAAGACTCCACCACGCACGCGCACATCGCCCTGTACCGCCGCTTCCTCCGCAAGCCGACCGCCGCGGGCTCCACCGCGCTGGTACGGATCCCGCCCCGGCCGCGCCTGCTCGTCGTCGCCTGCCTCCACGACGGCAGGACCCACGCCGAGATGGCGACCGTCCTCGGCATCTCCGTGGAGACCGTGGAGTCGGAGATAACCGAGGCGGTGGCCACGCTCACCAAGGGCAACGTGGACCGGCTGAAGACGAGGATGGCCACGGCGGCGGGCGAGGCGTCGGTCCCCGACCTCACCCGGCGGGCCATGGGCACGCTACGGCGCCGCCGCAACCGCGCGGCCTTCCTGACCACGATCGCGGCCCTCGTCCCGATCGGCGTCATCGCCGCCATCGCCCTGTTCCCGCAGGGGCACGTGTGGAACTCGGCCCTGGGCGAGCGGAACCCGTCCCCTCCGACGACGTCACCGGAGGCCGTACGGGTGGCCTCCAGCCCGGAGCCGGCCCCCGGGGTCCAGCCGTGGCGGGCGCCACGCACATCCCTCGCGATCCGCTACGCGGTCCCCGAGGGATGTCCCGGCGACGCCGCCCCGGCGGGTGACAAGCCGGCGGAGCCCGGGAAGGTCGTCTGCGCCGGCTGGAAGCTGACGCTGGCCAAAGACGGCGCCAAACCCGGTCCCGCGGACTGCGAGGATCAGACGCCCTGCCCGTCCACGGTGCGCGTCCCCGACGCCGCGGAACGGCTGGCCCACGCCGACGGCCAGGGCTCCTGGCCGCTGAGTCCGGCTGTCAGCGCCGACGGACACCGCATCGCCTACCTGAGTGCGGCGGAGGGAAGATACGTCGCCCACGACCTGCACAGCGGCGTCAAGCGGTATCTGTCGCCCGTGCTGGCCCCCTCCGACACCGAAGGCGGCACCCGGGTGAGCGTCTCCCCGAACGGCCGCCACTTCACCGTGCAGCTCGGTGCGCGCCGGTTCCGGACCGATTTCACCACCGGGACCATGACGCCCCTGCCCGCCGGGCACGTGACGGCGGCGGAGCAGGCCGCCGACTGGCTGGGCAAGAACTACCGCGCCTGGCGGGACTCCCCCGGTGGCAGGCAGGTGGCGGCGGTCGGCGCCAAGGGCGCCGAGTCCCGCAACCTCCACATCATCGACGCCCGGACCCGGCAGGTGTCCAGGAGCCTCCCGCTCCCCTCCCCGGACGGTGCCGCCAAGGCAGCGGTCGTCGGCTGGCTGAACACCCGTGAGGTCGTCGTCAAGATGACCGGCAAGGCCGGCGACCACCCCGCGGCGTTCTTCCGGATGGACGCCGTCACCGGCCGGACACAACCCGTGACCGGCCTCGCCGACGACAACCTGATCGTGCTCGGTGCCGTGACGGAGTCCTGA
- a CDS encoding bifunctional serine/threonine-protein kinase/glutamate ABC transporter substrate-binding protein, translating to MMPEIAPLEAGEPRRLGPFRIVGRIGEGGQGIVYLGVNESGERAAIKLLHVKFSGDSVARSRFAREARAAQRVASFCTAGVIGVDLEGDTPYIASEYIEGRSLQEAVETDGPLRGTALQRLAIGTATALTAIHQAAIVHRDFKPDNVLIAADGPRVVDFGIARIVDSTGTITSRAIGTPAYMAPEQISGADVGPHTDVFAWGATIVFAATGEIAFAGNSIAVVLNRILNHEVDVGAMPEPLRGVVRSALSKSPAARPSAGQILLRLLGHPETVDASPADLNEGAQVAGPDSGEATSPMRVPVRPPTWRGSGGRPTPFTGPPVPAPGHGEPLHSEPPATVPPAWQPTVPNRSTDPDRSGRPHRGRWAAAAVAAALLATVVAVLAVTGWPPRFGTAVQPTDGPTESVPATFASVADKAAKTGRLTVGMRDFLPGVALNSGGRWSGFEVDLATEIAKALGVPASGITFRATSREERPELLARGDLDLVVSTYSINKSDDVTFAGPYYLAHVDVLVKDGSPILSAADLKGKRICQPAGSGFVRTLQGRVGQLTPVPVATYTDCMNKLLSGEVDAVPGDDLVLAGFGNRESVGYKVLGLKLTDERYAVALKKGDGRTCKAVQGVIADLYRSGAMSRLLDRHFSKVDFATREDDPPAMASCG from the coding sequence ATGATGCCGGAGATCGCGCCGCTGGAAGCGGGGGAGCCGCGCCGACTGGGGCCGTTCCGCATCGTCGGCCGGATCGGTGAGGGCGGGCAGGGCATCGTCTACCTGGGCGTGAACGAGTCGGGAGAGCGGGCGGCGATCAAGTTGCTGCACGTAAAATTCTCCGGCGACTCGGTCGCCAGATCCCGGTTCGCCCGGGAGGCACGGGCCGCGCAGCGGGTCGCCTCGTTCTGTACGGCGGGCGTGATCGGCGTCGACCTCGAAGGCGACACCCCCTACATCGCCAGCGAATACATCGAGGGCAGGTCGCTGCAGGAGGCCGTGGAGACCGACGGGCCGCTCCGCGGCACGGCCCTGCAGCGGCTGGCGATCGGCACGGCCACCGCCCTCACCGCGATCCACCAGGCGGCGATCGTGCACCGTGACTTCAAACCGGACAACGTGCTCATCGCCGCGGACGGCCCCCGTGTGGTGGACTTCGGCATCGCCCGCATCGTCGACTCCACCGGCACGATAACCAGCCGCGCCATCGGCACCCCGGCCTACATGGCCCCCGAGCAGATCTCCGGCGCCGACGTCGGCCCGCACACCGACGTGTTCGCCTGGGGGGCGACGATCGTGTTCGCCGCGACCGGGGAGATCGCCTTCGCCGGCAACTCGATAGCGGTGGTGCTGAACCGCATCCTCAACCACGAGGTGGACGTCGGCGCCATGCCGGAGCCGCTGCGCGGCGTGGTCCGTTCAGCCCTGTCCAAGTCGCCCGCCGCACGGCCCTCGGCCGGCCAGATCCTGCTCCGGCTGCTCGGCCACCCCGAGACCGTGGACGCCTCGCCCGCCGACCTCAACGAGGGGGCACAGGTCGCCGGTCCGGACTCCGGCGAGGCCACCAGCCCCATGCGCGTGCCCGTACGGCCGCCGACCTGGCGCGGATCGGGTGGCCGGCCCACCCCGTTCACGGGTCCCCCCGTCCCGGCCCCCGGCCACGGCGAGCCGCTCCACAGTGAGCCGCCGGCGACGGTCCCGCCGGCCTGGCAGCCCACCGTTCCGAACCGGAGCACCGATCCCGACCGGTCCGGGCGACCGCACCGGGGGCGCTGGGCCGCCGCCGCGGTGGCCGCCGCCCTGCTGGCCACCGTCGTGGCCGTCCTCGCCGTCACCGGCTGGCCGCCGCGCTTCGGCACCGCGGTCCAGCCCACCGACGGGCCCACCGAATCCGTTCCGGCGACGTTCGCCTCCGTGGCGGACAAGGCGGCGAAGACCGGCAGGCTCACCGTCGGCATGCGCGACTTCCTCCCGGGCGTCGCGCTGAACAGCGGCGGCAGATGGAGCGGGTTCGAAGTGGATCTCGCCACCGAGATCGCCAAGGCGCTGGGGGTGCCCGCGAGCGGCATCACCTTCCGGGCGACCAGCCGGGAGGAGCGTCCCGAACTGCTGGCCCGCGGCGACCTCGACCTGGTCGTCTCGACCTATTCGATCAACAAGAGCGACGACGTCACGTTCGCCGGGCCGTACTATCTCGCCCACGTCGACGTGCTCGTCAAGGACGGCTCCCCGATCCTGTCCGCGGCCGACCTGAAGGGCAAGCGGATCTGCCAGCCCGCCGGCAGCGGCTTCGTCCGCACCCTGCAGGGCCGGGTCGGCCAACTGACTCCGGTCCCGGTCGCCACCTACACCGACTGCATGAACAAGCTGCTGTCCGGCGAGGTCGACGCGGTCCCCGGCGACGACCTGGTGCTGGCCGGGTTCGGCAACCGGGAGAGCGTCGGCTACAAGGTGCTCGGCCTGAAGCTGACCGACGAGCGCTACGCGGTGGCCCTGAAGAAGGGCGACGGGCGCACGTGCAAGGCCGTGCAGGGCGTGATCGCCGACCTCTACCGGAGCGGCGCGATGAGCAGGCTGCTCGACCGGCACTTCTCCAAGGTCGACTTCGCCACCCGCGAGGACGACCCCCCGGCCATGGCTAGCTGCGGCTAG
- a CDS encoding FHA domain-containing protein: protein MEGPFIRIEDTGEVVPLRPEITTIGRGRGVDIRLTDPSVSRLHAEFIRRGPYLYVVDLGLSRNGTRVNGRPIARRVLDDGDVVSFGAARGRIGGVPREDFAPEVELRRAAAPELTRREVDVLTSLCRPALSDEAFVAPATAREIADDLVVTEAAVKQHLLRLYQKFRIPEGTNRRTRLANEVVALGLVRPTPVVPPQRAAGTPEPSAPATAAGRRAS, encoded by the coding sequence GTGGAGGGGCCGTTCATACGCATCGAGGACACTGGCGAGGTGGTCCCGTTGCGCCCCGAGATCACGACGATCGGGCGTGGCCGGGGAGTTGACATCCGGCTCACCGATCCAAGTGTTTCCCGGTTGCATGCGGAATTCATCCGGCGCGGACCCTACCTGTATGTCGTTGATCTGGGGCTGTCCCGCAACGGCACACGGGTGAACGGCAGGCCGATCGCCCGGAGGGTGCTCGACGACGGCGACGTCGTCTCCTTCGGCGCCGCGCGAGGCAGGATCGGCGGGGTTCCGCGTGAGGACTTCGCCCCCGAGGTCGAACTCCGACGGGCGGCGGCTCCGGAGCTGACCCGGCGGGAGGTCGACGTGCTGACGTCGTTGTGCCGTCCGGCGCTGTCGGATGAGGCGTTCGTCGCACCCGCCACCGCGCGGGAGATCGCCGACGATCTGGTGGTGACGGAGGCCGCGGTCAAGCAGCACCTGCTCCGCCTCTACCAGAAGTTCAGGATCCCGGAGGGGACGAACCGGCGCACCAGGCTGGCCAACGAGGTCGTCGCCCTGGGCCTGGTCAGGCCCACTCCGGTGGTGCCGCCGCAGCGAGCGGCCGGCACCCCGGAGCCTTCGGCGCCGGCGACCGCCGCCGGCCGCCGGGCGTCATGA
- a CDS encoding citrate/2-methylcitrate synthase yields MADKPTKGLADVVAASTALSDIDGQAGLLFYRGYDIHDLAGRTTFEEAAHLLQRGNLPTGEQLAAYGAQLVEGRELGALAEANIPEVAGKQAPMEALRTLVSLAGGDDEDKDSNSPEANLRKAARLTAQQPLLVARYHAARTGATIPDPDPELSIAANFLLQITGRVPDRHEVEIFDTCLVLHADHTMNASTFAARVCAATLSDMHSAIVAAIGTLKGPLHGGANEQVMRTLESLDPAAVAQAVRDRLAAGEKIMGFGHRVYKTEDPRATHLRRMSQELADASGDDTYYRMSKEMEEVVFETKGLYPNVDFYAATVYHYLGIPTDLFTPVFSVSRMAGWTAHVIEQHADNRLIRPDSEYIGERNQKWRPLAER; encoded by the coding sequence ATGGCGGACAAGCCCACCAAAGGCCTCGCCGATGTCGTAGCCGCATCAACAGCGCTCAGTGACATCGACGGTCAGGCCGGTCTCCTTTTCTATCGTGGCTACGACATCCACGATCTGGCCGGCCGCACCACTTTCGAAGAAGCCGCCCATCTGTTGCAGCGAGGCAACCTTCCCACCGGGGAGCAGCTGGCCGCCTACGGGGCACAGCTCGTCGAGGGGCGTGAGCTCGGCGCCCTCGCCGAAGCGAACATCCCGGAGGTCGCGGGGAAGCAGGCGCCCATGGAGGCGCTGCGCACGCTGGTCTCGCTGGCCGGCGGCGACGACGAGGACAAGGACTCCAACAGCCCCGAGGCCAACCTGCGCAAGGCCGCCCGCCTGACCGCGCAGCAGCCGCTCCTCGTCGCCCGCTACCACGCCGCCAGGACGGGCGCCACGATCCCGGACCCGGATCCGGAGCTGAGCATCGCGGCCAACTTCCTGCTCCAGATCACCGGGCGCGTTCCCGACCGGCACGAGGTGGAGATCTTCGACACCTGCCTGGTGCTCCACGCCGACCACACGATGAACGCCTCGACGTTCGCCGCCCGGGTGTGCGCCGCGACCCTGTCCGACATGCACTCGGCCATCGTGGCGGCGATCGGCACCCTCAAGGGCCCGCTCCACGGGGGCGCCAACGAGCAGGTCATGCGCACCCTGGAGTCGCTCGACCCGGCCGCCGTCGCGCAGGCCGTACGCGACAGGCTCGCCGCCGGCGAGAAGATCATGGGATTCGGGCACCGGGTCTACAAGACGGAGGACCCGCGAGCCACCCATCTGCGCAGGATGTCGCAGGAGCTCGCGGACGCCTCCGGTGACGACACCTACTACCGGATGTCCAAGGAGATGGAGGAGGTCGTCTTCGAGACGAAGGGCCTCTATCCGAACGTGGACTTCTACGCCGCGACCGTCTACCACTATCTCGGTATTCCGACAGACCTGTTCACTCCGGTCTTCTCGGTCAGCCGCATGGCAGGATGGACCGCACACGTCATCGAGCAACACGCCGACAATCGCCTGATCCGCCCGGACAGTGAGTACATCGGCGAGCGCAACCAGAAGTGGAGGCCGCTCGCGGAGCGATGA
- a CDS encoding MDR family MFS transporter translates to MSTDVSTPPTETRPKNGLLLLAVLGGMFLAMLDQTIVGTALPRIIQELGGSGLYTWVVTAYLLTSTITVPLYGRLSDTYGRKPLLLTGVAVFLLGSVLCGLAQDMTQLIAFRALQGLGAGALLPLSLALVADLFPPERSGRVQGALGGVMALSYIAGPFLGGVFTDQASWRWAFLVNLPIGLALVAIIVVRLPHVAGQGRGVRPDYLGIAVFSAAIGLLLLGLTEKGLDDHTWTSGPVLWPVVASALLMALFVLVERRAAQPIVPLELFRNRTYTLANIASFVTAFCLYAGVVFLPRYFQEAMGLSATDSGLRIYPLMLGMVTGSVITGALISRTQRYRPWLIAGPFLIALGALLCAGLTTETPWLALAGWMALLGLGMGPMLSGLTVAVQYAVPPRFIGTASANLTFFRQIGGSVALALAGTLYASVVRDEAPAHGVAAAHAAATATVIPWLAVSAAVVAVVALVALPGGRIKALAAGPATLDG, encoded by the coding sequence GTGTCTACTGACGTATCGACCCCTCCTACGGAGACCCGTCCCAAGAACGGGCTGCTCCTGCTCGCCGTGCTCGGCGGAATGTTCCTCGCGATGCTCGACCAGACGATCGTGGGCACCGCGCTGCCCCGGATCATCCAGGAGCTCGGCGGCTCCGGCCTCTACACCTGGGTCGTGACGGCCTACCTGCTGACCTCCACGATCACCGTCCCGCTGTACGGCAGGCTGTCGGACACCTACGGCCGCAAGCCGCTGCTGCTCACCGGCGTCGCGGTGTTCCTGCTCGGCTCGGTCCTGTGCGGCCTCGCCCAGGACATGACCCAGCTCATCGCCTTCCGCGCGCTGCAGGGCCTGGGGGCGGGCGCGCTGCTGCCGCTCTCCCTGGCACTGGTCGCCGACCTGTTCCCGCCGGAGCGCAGCGGCCGGGTCCAGGGCGCGCTGGGCGGGGTGATGGCACTGAGCTACATCGCCGGGCCGTTCCTCGGCGGCGTCTTCACCGACCAGGCGAGCTGGCGCTGGGCCTTCCTGGTCAACCTCCCCATCGGCCTGGCCCTCGTCGCGATCATCGTGGTACGGCTGCCGCACGTGGCCGGCCAGGGGCGCGGCGTCCGCCCCGACTATCTCGGCATCGCCGTGTTCAGCGCGGCGATCGGCCTCCTGCTCCTCGGCCTGACCGAGAAGGGCCTGGACGACCACACCTGGACCAGCGGGCCCGTGCTGTGGCCCGTGGTGGCATCCGCCCTGCTCATGGCGCTGTTCGTGCTCGTCGAGCGCAGGGCGGCGCAGCCGATCGTCCCGCTGGAGCTGTTCCGCAACCGGACCTACACGCTGGCCAACATCGCCTCGTTCGTCACCGCGTTCTGCCTCTACGCCGGGGTGGTGTTCCTGCCGCGCTACTTCCAGGAGGCCATGGGGCTCAGCGCCACCGACTCGGGGCTGCGCATCTATCCGCTCATGCTCGGCATGGTGACCGGCAGTGTGATCACCGGTGCCCTCATCTCCCGCACCCAGCGCTACCGGCCGTGGCTGATCGCCGGGCCGTTCCTCATCGCGCTGGGTGCCCTGCTCTGCGCCGGGCTCACCACCGAGACCCCCTGGCTCGCCCTCGCCGGCTGGATGGCGCTGCTCGGCCTCGGCATGGGGCCCATGCTGTCCGGCCTGACGGTGGCGGTCCAGTATGCGGTCCCGCCGCGGTTCATCGGCACCGCCAGTGCCAACCTGACCTTCTTCCGGCAGATCGGCGGTTCGGTCGCGCTGGCCCTCGCCGGCACCCTCTACGCCTCCGTGGTCAGGGACGAAGCACCCGCCCACGGGGTGGCGGCGGCCCATGCCGCCGCCACCGCGACCGTCATCCCCTGGCTCGCCGTCAGCGCGGCGGTCGTCGCGGTCGTCGCACTGGTCGCCCTGCCCGGAGGCCGGATCAAGGCACTCGCCGCAGGACCGGCGACGCTGGACGGGTAA